The genomic segment CAACCTGCGCTTCACTTGGAGCCAGTTCAACCGCAGGGTAGACGACATGGCAAAAGGACTTATCGCTATCGGCGTGGAACGGGGAACACACGTGGGCATCTGGGCGGCAAATGTGCCGGACTGGCTGACCCTGCTGTACGCCTGCGCCAAAATAGGCGCCGTCTACGTAACGGTAAACACCAATTACAAACAAGCCGAACTGGAATACCTGTGCGAGAACTCGGATATGCACACGCTCTGCATCGTCAACGGCGAAAAAGACAGCGACTTCGTGCAGATGACCTATACCATGCTGCCGGAATTGAAAACCTGCCAGCGCGGACATCTGAAGAGCGAACGCTTCCCCTACATGAAGAATGTAATCTACGTAGGACAGGAGAAGCACAGGGGGATGTACAACACCTCCGAAATCCTGCTCCTGGGAGACAATATCGAAGACACCCGGCTGGAAGAACTGAAAAACCAGGTTGACTGCCACGATGTGGTAAACATGCAGTACACCTCAGGCACCACCGGTTTCCCGAAAGGTGTAATGCTCACCCACTACAACATCACCAACAACGGATTTCTCACCGGTGAGCACATGAAATTCACCGCTGACGACAAACTGTGCTGCTGCGTGCCCCTGTTCCACTGCTTCGGCGTGGTGCTTGCCACGATGAACTGCCTCACTCATGGCTGTACACAAGTCATGGTGGAACGTTTCAACCCTCTGGTGGTTCTTGCTTCGATACACAAGGAACGCTGTACGGCACTCTACGGCGTGCCTACGATGTTCATTGCCGAGCTGCACCACCCCATGTTCGACCTCTTTGACATGTCCTGCCTGCGCACAGGCATCATGGCGGGCTCCCTCTGCCCTGTGGAACTGATGAAGCAGGTGGAAGAAAAGATGTATATGAAAGTGACCAGCGTCTACGGCCTGACGGAAGCTGCCCCCGGCATGACCGCCACACGCATTGACGACCCATTTGATGTGCGTTGCAACACCGTAGGGCGCGACTTTGAACATACTGAGGTGAAAGTTATCGATCCGGAAACCGGCGAGGAGTGTCCGACAGGCGTTCAAGGTGAAATGTGCAACCGCGGCTACAACACCATGAAAGGTTACTATAAGAACCCGCAAGCCACAGCCGAGGTTATCGACAAAAACGGTTTCCTACACTCCGGCGACTTGGGTGTAAAAGACGAAGACGGCAACTACCGCATCACCGGACGCATCAAGGATATGATTATACGCGGCGGGGAGAATATCTATCCGCGCGAAATCGAAGAGTTCCTCTATCAGTTGGAAGGCGTAAAAGACGTGCAAGTAGCCGGTATTCCCTCCAAAAAGTACGGCGAGGCGGTCGGCGCGTTCATCATCCAGCACGAAGGAGCAGACCTGCACGAGTCGGATGTACGCGACTTCTGCATTGGGAAAATCTCCCGGTACAAGATTCCCAAATACATATTCTTCGTAAAAGAGTTCCCCATGACAGGGAGCGGCAAGATACAGAAGTTCAAGCTGAAAGACCTGGGACTGCAACTCTGCAAGGAACAGGGAATTGAAATCATTTAGTAAAAAAGTTAAGGGTTAGTGTGCAGCAATTGCCGCGCACTAACCCTTAACTTCCGGTTATTCATAGAAAAGCCACAAAGCTCCTATCTTATTTTTCCGGGTAACGCATGTTGGCTTCCGTCATCTGTTCCAGCACCTCATGCAGATACTTGGCAGACTCCCATTTTGCCATTGGCAGGTCGTGAAGCAAATAATTACCACAGTCCTGCGGAGCGGCACCGGGCACTTCTCCTTCATATCCGGCAACAAAGCGGAAGGTATCTTGCATCAGAGGCACAATATCCTCTGGTTGCAAATCGCCCTTCATCAACAGATAATTGCCTGTGAGACAACCCATAGGTCCCCAATAAATAATCTTGTCCTGCCATTGCGGCTCGTTGCGCAGGTAGGTGGCCGCCAGATGCTCGATAGTGTGCAGGGCGCCTTGTCCCAATGCCGGTTCGCGGTTGGGCTCTTTCATACGGATATCAAAAGTCGTGATAACTTCTCCGTTCACTTCATCCTTGCGTGATACGTAAATACCGCGCAACAGGCGGATGTGGTCAATGGTAAAGCTGGGAATTTTCTTCATGATTTATGGTTTATAGTTTATGATTTACAAGCTATCGGGCAGAGTGGAAAGGAAAGCCCAGGTCGAGAGGAATGAACGCTCTGCCATTGTCCCCCAAAAATCGGCGTATTGCGCAGAATGGTCCTCCACTCCCGGCGTGTCACTGATGATGCGGAAGCTAAGGAAAGGAATGCCGTACAAATGGCACACTTGCGCAATGGCTGCAGACTCCATATCGACCGCAAGACCGGCAGGAAAACGGTGCTTGATGGCACCCAGCTCGGCGCGGTCGGTGATGAAGCGGTCACCGGTACAAATCAACCCTTTGCAAATGCGGCTTTCCGGCCCGGCATTATTCAGGGACAAAGCGTGTTCCAACAAGGAAGCGCACCCTTCGTACGCGGCAGGAAGCCCTTGCACCTGTCCATATTCATTCCCCTCGCCACACCACACATCATGGTAGACCAAACGTTCGCTCACCACCACATCCATCACCTTGAGACAAGCATCGATACCGCCCGCCACACCGGTGCTGATGATACAATCCGGAGCGAAACGGCGTATCAGTTCCGTTGCGCCCACCGCTGCATTCACCTTTCCGATACCGCACTGCGTAAGTATCACATGATTACCGCCAAGCAAACCTTCAACATAGTGCAAATGACCGTAATCCGCCACTTTCTTCTCCTGCAAACGCTCCACCAATTGGCGATGTTCGCTATCCATTGCGCTGATAACACCTATCGTCATATCCTCTTCAATTCATGCATAAATTTCAGGGCAAAGGTACAATATTTCTGCAAGATAACCCATGCCTCCGCATCAAAAAGAGGCGAGCTTATTTTGTACTGCCTGCGGATTACACTATCTTTGCCTCCGTTATAAAACCTATGATTCAAGATGATAAAAAAGACCCTTCCCGATTTGATTGCTATCCTGGCATTCATCCTGATTTCTTTCGCTTACTTCTTCCCGGCGGATATAGAAGGACGCATCCTGTTCCAACATGATACTGCCGCCGGAGCCGGAGCCGGACAGGAGGCCAAAGAATATTACGAACAGACAGGCGAACGCACCCGCTGGACCAATTCCCTCTTCGGCGGAATGCCTACTTATCAGATCGCGCCATCCTACGACTCTACCGCACCGCTGCAATGGACGCAGAAAGTATACCAGCTCTTTCTTCCCGGCTACGTCAACCTGACGTTTATCCTCATGCTGGGTTTCTACATCCTCCTGCGGGTATTCGGCATACCGGTGTGGCTGGCGGGACTGGGCGGCATCATGTGGGCTTTTTCGTCCTACTTCTTCATCCTGATTTCCGCAGGACACATCTGGAAGTTCATCACCCTTGCCTACATCCCACCCACAATAGCGGGCATTGTACTTGCCTACCGGGGCAAGCTGCTGGCCGGCGGCATCCTGACAGCCCTCTTCATCGCCCTGCAAATCATGTCGAACCATGTGCAAATGTCCTACTACTTCCTGTTTGTCATCCTGTTCATCGTAGGAGCATACTTTGAAGATGCATGGCGAAACAAGACACTCCCCAAATTCTTCAAAGCAAGTGCCGTAGTGTTTGTCGCAGCCCTTATCGGTGTGGCAGCCAATCTTTCCAACCTCTACCACACCTATACGTACAGCAAAGAGACCATGCGCGGCAAGAGCGAGCTGGTAGAAACCGGCGATGCCGCCAAGCAGACCAGCAGCGGACTGGACCGCGACTACATCACCAACTGGAGTTACGGCATCGGCGAAACATGGACACTGCTCGTCCCCAATTTCAAAGGCGGCTCCTCCTCCGCCCCCCTCAGCCAAAGCGAAACCGCCATGGAGAAAGCCAACCCGGTGTACAGCAGCCTGTACAACTCGTTCCCGCAGTACTTCGGCGACCAGCCTTGGACAGCAGGACCTGTCTATGTAGGCTCATTCGTGTTGTTCCTTTTCGTTCTGGGCTGCTTCATCGTGAAAGGCCCTCTGAAATGGGCATTGCTGGGAGCAACTTTCTTCTCGATTGTTCTGGCATGGGGCAAGAACTTCATGCCACTGACGGATTTCTTCATCGACTATATCCCGATGTATAACAAGTTTCGTGCCGTATCGTCCATTCTTGTCATAGCGGAATTCACCATTCCCCTACTGGCAATCTTTGCCTTGAAACACGTATTGGACGAACCCGGAATATGGAAAAAATATAAGAAAGCGTTCGGCATCAGTCTGGCACTGACCGCCGGCGTGGCATTGCTGCTCGCTGTGGCTCCGGGCAGCCTCGGTTCGGGCTTTGTGCCTGCACAAGAAACGCAGATGCTGCAAAACGCCGTCGACCGCCAGATGATACCCGCCAACGAACTGTCCGGGATTCTCGCCAACCTTGCCGAAATGCGGGGCGCACTTGTCAGCGCCGATGCACTGCGGAGCTTCATCATCATCTGTATCGGATGCGCGCTGCTTTGGCTTCATGCAACGGGCAAGTTACGCCAATCTCTGACCGTTGCCGGAATCGCAGTGCTCTGCCTGGCCGACATGTGGACAGTAAACAAACGCTACCTCCACGACGACCAGTTCGTCCCCCGTTCCATCCAGACAGAAACATTCAACAAGACCAAGACCGACGAACTGATCCTGCAAGACACAGATCCGAACTATCGCGTACTGAACTTCGCCACCGACACATTCAACGAGAATACCACTTCTTACTGGCATAAGAACATAGGCGGATACCACGCCGCCAAACTGCGTCGTTACCAAGAGATGATAGAACGTCACATCTCTCCCGAAATGCAGGCTGCCTATCAGGCAATAGCTGCCGCGGGAGGAGAAATGGACAGCGTGGATGCTTCCAAATTCCGCGTACTGAACATGCTGAACACGAAGTATTTCATCTTCCCCGCCGGACAGCAAGGACAAACCGCGCCCGTCCTCAATCCGTATGCCAACGGCAATGCCTGGTTTGTGAAGAACGTACAGTACGTGGACAACGCCAATCAGGAGATTGATGCGCTCAAGTCCATTCTGCCTGCCGAAACGGCTGTCGTTGATGTCCGTTTCAAGGATGTGCTGAAAGGAACTGCCGACGCTTACAAAGACAGCCTATCCACCATTCACCTGACAAGCTATGAGCCGAACCGCCTGGTGTATGAAACCGAAAATGCAGGAGACGGCATCGCCGTATTCTCCGAGATTTACTATCCGGACGGCTGGCAAGCGACCATCGACGGACAGGCTGCCGAACTGGGACGCGCGGACTACATACTGCGCACGATGTATGTCCCTGCCGGCAAACATACCATTGAAATGCGTTTTGACCCGAAGAGCCTGCATGTAACGGAAAGCATTGCCTACGGAGCATTGGCGCTGCTGGTTATCGGAATCATAGCGGCGGTACTGATTGCACGAAAGAAAGCGGCATAGACCGGCAACGTGACCTTATAAGCCAAGCCCTACAATAAGGAAAAGAATGAAAAAAAAGGTATAAACAACCGGCAGAACGATATATTTCAGTAACTTTGCTTTTCAAATCAAAAAATAATATAGTATGGAGACTACCAGACAGAACAAAATAGCCCGCCTGCTCCAAAAGGAGTTAAGTGATATCTTCCTGTTGCAAACCAAATCTATGTCCGGCATACTGATTTCGGTCAGCGCCGTACGCATCAGTCCCGATATGAGCGTAGCACGCGCTTACCTCAGCGTCTTTCCTTCGGAAAAAAGCGAAGAAATCATCAAGAACATCAATGCGAACATGAAGTCCATCCGTTTTGAACTGGGCACCCGCGTACGCCACCAGCTACGTATTATTCCCGAACTGAAGTTCTTCGTGGACGACTCTTTGGATTATCTGGAAAGAATTGACGAATTACTGAAATAGTGTTTGGTGATTAACAGCTAACCGCTACCCATGAACCTTCCCTTCTTTATAGCCCGCCGCTACCTCTTCTCCAAGAAGAAGCACAACGCTATCAACATTATATCCGGCATCTCGGTGTGCGGAGTAGCCTTGGCTACATTGGCACTGGTATGTACACTGTCCGTATTCAACGGCTTTCAGGATATGGTGGCGGGATTCTTCACCGCTTTCGATCCGGAATTGAAAATTACTATCCGGGAAGGAAAAGTCTTTGACCCGCTCGAATCACGCATCCGGCAAGTGCGCGTTCTGCCCGAAATTGATGTCTGGACAGAAACACTGGAGGAGAACGCAATGGTGCAGTACAAAGACCGTCAGGCAATGGCCGTCATCAAAGGCGTAGAGGACAACTTTGAGCAACTGACCTCCATAGACAGCCTGCTGTACGGCACAGGAAAGTTCATATTGAATGATTCCGTCGTAGACTACGGCTTCATGGGAGTAGAATTGGTTTCCGAATTGGGTACGGGGATTCAATTTGTCGACCCGCTACGGGTCTATGCGCCCAAGAGGAATGTACGTGTAAATATTGCCAATCCGGCAGCTGCCTTCAACCAAGATTACCTGTTCTCACCGGGAGCTGTATTCGTTGTCAACCAGCAGAAATACGATTCGCGCTATATCCTCACGCCATTGAGCTTTGCACGACGGCTGTTCAACTACGACACAGAAGTCTCCGCCATCGAGCTGAAACTGAAACCCGGCAGCAACACCGACGCCGTACAAAAGAAAATGGAACGCATCCTGGGCGACCGCTTTGTTGTACAAAACCGCTATGAACAGCAAGCGGATGTATTCCGCATCATGGAGATCGAAAAACTCATCTCATATCTGTTCCTCACCTTTATCCTTACAATCGCCTGCTTCAACGTTATCGGTTCTCTTTCCATGCTGATACTGGACAAGCGTGAGGATGCGGAAACGCTGCGCAACCTGGGCGCCGATGACCGGCTGATTGCCCGCATCTTCCTTTTTGAGGGACGGTTGATTTCAGTGTTCGGAGCAATCGCCGGGATTGTGCTGGGGCTATTGCTGTGCTTCCTCCAACAGCGTTTCGGACTGATATCTCTGGGAGGCGGCAACGGCAGCTTTGTCGTGGACGCCTATCCGGTGAGCGTGCATGCAACGGATGTTATATTGATACTTATAACAGTTATTGCCGTAGGATTCCTTTCTGTATGGTATCCGGTGAGATACTTAAGCAAACGGCTGCTTAAAAAATAAAAACATCATCCCCTTTCACTTCTCCAACCCTTTGTATCATTCTTTCCAAAGGGATTTACATGTGAAAGGGGATGATGTAAACTATTTCTTACGGATAATCGTCAGCCCGTCCCGCAAAGGGAGTATGACCTTCTCCACGCGATTGTCCGCGGCAACCAAATCATTGAATGTTTTTATTCCGATTGTTTGCAGGTCCGTACGATGCGGATGTTCTTCGAGCACGTGCCCGTCCCATAAGGTGTTGTCGGCAATGATATATCCACCTTCCGAAAGGCGTGCCAACACCATTTCATAATAATCTACATAGCGGCGCTTATCGCCGTCAATGAAAGCAAGGTCGAAAGTTATATCCATTTGGGGAACAAGCTCCAGCGCATTGCCTATATAGAACCTTATCTTATCCGCATAGGGTGAGTTCTCCAACCAAGGACGGGTAAAGTCTTCCTGCTCGTCATTGATTTCAAATGTGTGCAACATTCCGCCTTCCGGCAATCCCTCTGCCATACAAAGCGCGGAATACCCGCTATATGTTCCAATCTCCAACACCTGACGGGGGCGTATCATCCTGACAAACATCTTAAGCATACGCCCCTGCAAATGCCCCGAAGCCATACGGGGGTAAAGCAACTTGAGGTGCGTGTCACGATAAAGGGCTTTCAGGTAATCTCCTTCTTCGTCAATGTGTTGTAGGATGTATTCGTCTAATGTCATATAAATCGGAAATTGAGAATTAAAAAAAACAGCCCGATCACAGGCATTTATTTTTTTTAATTCTCAATTTATAATTTTACAAGTATCTGTTACTGTTGGGCAGTACGCTGTCTTGGGCATGCTTCAGGGCATCTTCTACCACGTTGATCTCAAGGAAAGAAGTTTGCGTACCGGCCTTACCGCTGCTCAGGTAGCCCACCATATCAGTGGAATGCAGACGTCCCTCTTGAAGCAGTCGGCGAAGAGCAGCGAAATAATATTCCTGCCCATTGGCAAGTTCGGGCATATAAATGGCCTCTACACCATATGACAATGCCAAATGCCGCATTGTCTTCTCCTTATAACAAATGGCAAGCACCGGATATTTGCCACGAAATGCAGCAAGGTTGCGGGCTGTACGACCACTATAACTATCGGTGATGATAGCGCGGATCTTTAATTTTGTAGTGGCCTTTACTGCCTGTTTGGCAAGGAAAGCCGTTACATCGTTACTGTTCTCATCCAAAGGAATACGGATGTCATTATCTGCCAGCTTATCCTTTTCAGCCTGTGCGGCCACTTTCGTCATGGTTTTAACGGCTTCAACCGGATATTTACCGTAGGCTGTTTCACCGCTTAGCATCAATGCATCCGTACGGTAGTAGATAGCGTTGGCGATATCCGTAACTTCCGCACGTGTGGGACGCGGATTGGAAATCATGGTATGAAGCATCTGCGTGGCAACAATCACCGGTTTCTTTGCTAAAATGCATTTACGGATCAGGACGCGCTGGATACCCGGAATACGTTCCTGCGGAACCTCAATACCCAAGTCACCGCGAGCAATCATTACGCCATCGGCAACTTCAAGAATCTCATCAATATTGTCCACACCTTCCTGGTTCTCAATCTTGGCAATGATTTTAATGTCACTGCCATGGGCATCCAAAATAGCCCGTATATCAAGAATGTCTTGTCTGTTACGCACAAAAGAGTGGGCAATGAAATCTATATCTTTCTCAATAGCGTAGAGGATATTATTACGGTCCTTTTCCGTCAACGAGGGTAAGTTGATGCGTACCCCCGGCACATTGACACTCTTACGGTTGCCTAAAGTAGCCTCGTTCTGCACCTCACACAACAGATAATCTGCATTCTTATCCACTACCACCAGTTCCAGATCACCGTCATCAATAAGGATATGCCCACCGACATTCAAATCGTGCACAAAGTTGGGATAAGAAACGGAGATGCACTCGCGAGTGGTCTGCTGATCGGGATTGCCTACCACCTTTACGCGATCGCCTACCTTAAAAGGAATCGGCTCGGCAAGAACCGTCGTACGCACCTCAGGCCCTTTCGTATCCATAAGGATAGCAATGCGGTTGGAAACCGTACGCACATTCGCTATCAGTTTCTCAAAACCTTCGCGACCTGCATGGGCCGTATTCATACGTACTACGTTCAGACCTGCGTCGAACAACTGTTTTATAAAATCAACATCGCAACGTTGGTCAGAAATCGTTGCAACGATCTTTGTCTGTTTTAATAGCATAATCTTATACCTATTTATATTGATGATAAACTATGAATGGAGAAGTATGAATTACCTGCAAAAACATCATTCAATTCATCATTCATAATTGATAATTCATAATTCCTTTAAAGCCTCCAGCGCCAGACGATAGGAGTCCAGCCCGAAACCGCAAATAACACCCCGGCAGGCGCAAGCTATCATGGATACGTGACGGAACTCCTCACGAGTATGCACATTCGAGATATGAACCTCAATCACCGGAGAAGTGACCGAACGGATCGCATCTTGCAAGGCAATGGACGTATGGGTGTAAGCACCCGCATTCAGAATAATGCCGTCAACATCAAAACCTACTTGTTGTATCTTGTCGATCAACTCCCCTTCAATGTTGGATTGGAAGTAGTCTATCTGTACATCCGCATACCTTTTACGGAGTTCGGCAAGGCAGTCTTCAAATGTAACGCTGCCATAAATGGAAGGTTCACGCTTTCCCAACAGATTTATATTGGGGCCGTTAATAATTTGTATCCTCATAACACAATTTTTTATACCTTTGTCCACAGAGAACATTCTTTCAAGGTGCAAAGATACGAAAAAGTAATGAAAGTAAAAGAGAAATTAACGAATAAGGAAAAACAAGCGTTGATAATCAGGAAGTACCAACAATATCTCAAACTGGAAAAATCGCTTGCGTCCAACACATTCGACGCCTATATGACGGACTTACAGAAACTTCTGCACTTTCTGGAGGGAGAGAATATAGAGGTGGGCAACGTTACGCCGGATGATTTGCAACGTTTTGCAGCAGGCCTCCACGACATCGGCATCCATCCCCGTTCGCAAGCCCGCATACTCTCCGGCATCAAATCCTTTTTCCACTTCCTTACCGTTGCCGACTATTTGGAAACCGATCCAAGCGAGTTGTTGGAAGGCCCCAAAATAGGCTTCAAGATTCCGGAAGTACTCACCGTAGAAGAAATTGACAGAATCATCTCTGCCGTAGACATGGACAAGAAGGAAGGACAACGCAACCGGGCCATTCTGGAGACACTGTACAGTTGCGGGCTACGTGTCTCGGAGTTGTGCAACCTGAAACTCTCCGACCTCTACTTTGAAGAAGGATTCATTAAAGTGGAAGGCAAAGGCAGCAAGCAGCGCTTAGTCCCTATTTCACCACGCGCAATCAAGGAAATAAAATATTGGCTCACAGACCGCAACCTGGGAAAAATCAAAAAAGGTTATGAAGACTACGTATTTCTGGCACGATGGGGAAACAACATCTCCCGCATCATGGTGTTTCACATGATTAAAGAGCTGGCAGAGAAAACCGGTATCACCAAAAACATCAGCCCGCACACATTCCGCCACTCCTTTGCCACCCACCTGCTGGAAGGCGGCGCCAACCTACGAGCCATTCAATGCATGCTGGGGCATGAGTCCATTGCCACCACAGAAATCTATACACATATCGACCGAAACATGCTCCGGAGTGAAATTATCGAACACCATCCGCGTAACATTAAATACCGAAAAGAACGCGGAATTTATTAAATTATAATAAATGTGATAGGAGTATTAACAAATTGCCAAGAGAATTAATATCTTTGCAAAGCTATATATATAGGAGTATAGCAACTAATTGTGAATGGACAAATTTCAATTACAAACAATTAATTTATATCTAAAATGACTAAAAAATTGTATCTGCCTTTGTTAGTGGCACTTGTTGCTGTATTGACATCATGCAGCAGCAAAATGGGTGAACTGTCTTCTGACTATTTCACAGTGACTCCGCAAGTATTGGAAGCCGTAGGCGGTAAGGTACCCGCTACAATTAACGGTAAATTCCCTGAAAAGTATTTCAAGAAAAAAGCCGTAGTAGAAGTAACTCCGGTTTTGAGATGGGAAGGCGGCGAAGCTAAAGGTCAACCTGCCGTATTCCAAGGCGAAAAAGTTGAAGGCAACGACCAGACTATCTCTTACAAAGCTGGTGGTAGCTACACAATGAAAACTTCTTTCGACTATGTTCCTGAAATGGCTAAATCCGAGCTGTACCTGGAATTCAAAGCTAAAGTCGGAAAAAAAGAAGTTACTATCCCTGCTGTTAAAGTAGCTGATGGTGTTATCTCTACTTCCGAATTAATCGGCCAGACTTTGGGCAGCGCTAACCCCGCTAACGGTGACGACGCTTTCCAACGTATCATCAAAGAAAAATATGATGCAAACATCATGTTCTTGATTCAACAGGCTAACGTTCGTGCAAGCGAATTGAAGACTGCTAAAGCATTCAACGAAGAAGTTAAGAACATCAACGAAGCTGCCAACAAGAAGATCAACAACATCGAGATTTCTGCATACGCTTCTCCTGATGGTGGTGTTAAGCTGAACACCGGTTTGGCTGAAAACCGTCAGAACAACACAGCTAAGATCATCAACAAGGACCTGAAGAAAGGTAAAATCGAAGCTGCCGTAGATACTAAGTACACTGCACAAGACTGGGAAGGCTTCCAGGAATTGGTTAGCAAATCCAACATCCAAG from the Bacteroides eggerthii genome contains:
- a CDS encoding FtsX-like permease family protein, which encodes MNLPFFIARRYLFSKKKHNAINIISGISVCGVALATLALVCTLSVFNGFQDMVAGFFTAFDPELKITIREGKVFDPLESRIRQVRVLPEIDVWTETLEENAMVQYKDRQAMAVIKGVEDNFEQLTSIDSLLYGTGKFILNDSVVDYGFMGVELVSELGTGIQFVDPLRVYAPKRNVRVNIANPAAAFNQDYLFSPGAVFVVNQQKYDSRYILTPLSFARRLFNYDTEVSAIELKLKPGSNTDAVQKKMERILGDRFVVQNRYEQQADVFRIMEIEKLISYLFLTFILTIACFNVIGSLSMLILDKREDAETLRNLGADDRLIARIFLFEGRLISVFGAIAGIVLGLLLCFLQQRFGLISLGGGNGSFVVDAYPVSVHATDVILILITVIAVGFLSVWYPVRYLSKRLLKK
- the rbfA gene encoding 30S ribosome-binding factor RbfA yields the protein METTRQNKIARLLQKELSDIFLLQTKSMSGILISVSAVRISPDMSVARAYLSVFPSEKSEEIIKNINANMKSIRFELGTRVRHQLRIIPELKFFVDDSLDYLERIDELLK
- a CDS encoding 5'-methylthioadenosine/adenosylhomocysteine nucleosidase, which produces MTIGVISAMDSEHRQLVERLQEKKVADYGHLHYVEGLLGGNHVILTQCGIGKVNAAVGATELIRRFAPDCIISTGVAGGIDACLKVMDVVVSERLVYHDVWCGEGNEYGQVQGLPAAYEGCASLLEHALSLNNAGPESRICKGLICTGDRFITDRAELGAIKHRFPAGLAVDMESAAIAQVCHLYGIPFLSFRIISDTPGVEDHSAQYADFWGTMAERSFLSTWAFLSTLPDSL
- a CDS encoding YfhO family protein, producing the protein MIKKTLPDLIAILAFILISFAYFFPADIEGRILFQHDTAAGAGAGQEAKEYYEQTGERTRWTNSLFGGMPTYQIAPSYDSTAPLQWTQKVYQLFLPGYVNLTFILMLGFYILLRVFGIPVWLAGLGGIMWAFSSYFFILISAGHIWKFITLAYIPPTIAGIVLAYRGKLLAGGILTALFIALQIMSNHVQMSYYFLFVILFIVGAYFEDAWRNKTLPKFFKASAVVFVAALIGVAANLSNLYHTYTYSKETMRGKSELVETGDAAKQTSSGLDRDYITNWSYGIGETWTLLVPNFKGGSSSAPLSQSETAMEKANPVYSSLYNSFPQYFGDQPWTAGPVYVGSFVLFLFVLGCFIVKGPLKWALLGATFFSIVLAWGKNFMPLTDFFIDYIPMYNKFRAVSSILVIAEFTIPLLAIFALKHVLDEPGIWKKYKKAFGISLALTAGVALLLAVAPGSLGSGFVPAQETQMLQNAVDRQMIPANELSGILANLAEMRGALVSADALRSFIIICIGCALLWLHATGKLRQSLTVAGIAVLCLADMWTVNKRYLHDDQFVPRSIQTETFNKTKTDELILQDTDPNYRVLNFATDTFNENTTSYWHKNIGGYHAAKLRRYQEMIERHISPEMQAAYQAIAAAGGEMDSVDASKFRVLNMLNTKYFIFPAGQQGQTAPVLNPYANGNAWFVKNVQYVDNANQEIDALKSILPAETAVVDVRFKDVLKGTADAYKDSLSTIHLTSYEPNRLVYETENAGDGIAVFSEIYYPDGWQATIDGQAAELGRADYILRTMYVPAGKHTIEMRFDPKSLHVTESIAYGALALLVIGIIAAVLIARKKAA
- the aroQ gene encoding type II 3-dehydroquinate dehydratase; its protein translation is MRIQIINGPNINLLGKREPSIYGSVTFEDCLAELRKRYADVQIDYFQSNIEGELIDKIQQVGFDVDGIILNAGAYTHTSIALQDAIRSVTSPVIEVHISNVHTREEFRHVSMIACACRGVICGFGLDSYRLALEALKEL
- the pyk gene encoding pyruvate kinase, which codes for MLLKQTKIVATISDQRCDVDFIKQLFDAGLNVVRMNTAHAGREGFEKLIANVRTVSNRIAILMDTKGPEVRTTVLAEPIPFKVGDRVKVVGNPDQQTTRECISVSYPNFVHDLNVGGHILIDDGDLELVVVDKNADYLLCEVQNEATLGNRKSVNVPGVRINLPSLTEKDRNNILYAIEKDIDFIAHSFVRNRQDILDIRAILDAHGSDIKIIAKIENQEGVDNIDEILEVADGVMIARGDLGIEVPQERIPGIQRVLIRKCILAKKPVIVATQMLHTMISNPRPTRAEVTDIANAIYYRTDALMLSGETAYGKYPVEAVKTMTKVAAQAEKDKLADNDIRIPLDENSNDVTAFLAKQAVKATTKLKIRAIITDSYSGRTARNLAAFRGKYPVLAICYKEKTMRHLALSYGVEAIYMPELANGQEYYFAALRRLLQEGRLHSTDMVGYLSSGKAGTQTSFLEINVVEDALKHAQDSVLPNSNRYL
- a CDS encoding S-ribosylhomocysteine lyase, producing MKKIPSFTIDHIRLLRGIYVSRKDEVNGEVITTFDIRMKEPNREPALGQGALHTIEHLAATYLRNEPQWQDKIIYWGPMGCLTGNYLLMKGDLQPEDIVPLMQDTFRFVAGYEGEVPGAAPQDCGNYLLHDLPMAKWESAKYLHEVLEQMTEANMRYPEK
- a CDS encoding O-methyltransferase, which gives rise to MTLDEYILQHIDEEGDYLKALYRDTHLKLLYPRMASGHLQGRMLKMFVRMIRPRQVLEIGTYSGYSALCMAEGLPEGGMLHTFEINDEQEDFTRPWLENSPYADKIRFYIGNALELVPQMDITFDLAFIDGDKRRYVDYYEMVLARLSEGGYIIADNTLWDGHVLEEHPHRTDLQTIGIKTFNDLVAADNRVEKVILPLRDGLTIIRKK
- a CDS encoding AMP-binding protein; the protein is MLYERTLGQWLEHWAATTPDKEYIVYSDRNLRFTWSQFNRRVDDMAKGLIAIGVERGTHVGIWAANVPDWLTLLYACAKIGAVYVTVNTNYKQAELEYLCENSDMHTLCIVNGEKDSDFVQMTYTMLPELKTCQRGHLKSERFPYMKNVIYVGQEKHRGMYNTSEILLLGDNIEDTRLEELKNQVDCHDVVNMQYTSGTTGFPKGVMLTHYNITNNGFLTGEHMKFTADDKLCCCVPLFHCFGVVLATMNCLTHGCTQVMVERFNPLVVLASIHKERCTALYGVPTMFIAELHHPMFDLFDMSCLRTGIMAGSLCPVELMKQVEEKMYMKVTSVYGLTEAAPGMTATRIDDPFDVRCNTVGRDFEHTEVKVIDPETGEECPTGVQGEMCNRGYNTMKGYYKNPQATAEVIDKNGFLHSGDLGVKDEDGNYRITGRIKDMIIRGGENIYPREIEEFLYQLEGVKDVQVAGIPSKKYGEAVGAFIIQHEGADLHESDVRDFCIGKISRYKIPKYIFFVKEFPMTGSGKIQKFKLKDLGLQLCKEQGIEII